From a region of the Corallococcus coralloides DSM 2259 genome:
- a CDS encoding RHS repeat-associated core domain-containing protein, whose amino-acid sequence MEDTRNTLKKKWSRGAVRGVMACGLVLVGIGVAWATETLSEAEVQQRVDQAPLSPAPPLGGPSSAGVSGAVPVPVGSLRPTYSETDFSLSSAIGDFALTRTFSASTKANALGTPEQKLLTPFGRVMMGPDGGGNSYRWTHNLYSYVLTSVHEEMDSSGTERIDTTICNIVTPAGSSLRFSPCDKTEPGRFATSSSDQHVKLRWDGNGFTLISPEGRFRYTHAVAVGGQTQNFPPTTRWGSAYFLTDIEPTSYGTTTTAGSNGRRIIASIQYYSAKPLGCTDPAATFGNPSQLIQYVNLANGSRLAFSYVSRPTQDTILQDEDNPLYSTHECVLDKVDQEEGTSGTGLGTRNIVTYDYAMHNSSGQEISHPAGMLGGARFFVGVSQDVPVGAEAPVPTRMRYTWADQESLNQVTWRVFRNDEMLSHKRLHRKMFYILEDGQSNTHLNPQSVTAEVVGSGPNCGPGVLSGSCASSQKQNFTENVRAGDGSFLYSSPLARVFVAHQSKTHGVYTSASEVRCGMNGVNNDSFCKGVGISLTPQHSRAWGIDALPKEQVTERKTSMASSQKDARGAYAVFTNQLATKGTSRNEVPWDPDSFFLPPGEMIRADFGAVDVAGNGALLTKFYSYEYGRAGTYPGYEQQLKTETSTSAMLGQPGVDRQAKWTYQYESTTNRLMAKVRGGYTWDFTTGFGAPVYKYQATFYRTYRACSGETPAAADPQARVVEVEGPCWVAAEDSTSCLDSGPLTQYFYGAANAPNGQQQRLIRKRVSANVTKSTSPTCRYSNWLETTYDAYDEQGHLLRTTDPAYVRTHYAYIAGKLVRKTVKSRGGALPDLVTDYGYDNGQHGDYIRYPDGRYEVQCYRSGAWNGCTGGTLTDKLQWKATAPTANGLNYSERVNYFYQYGRLVKEETLAAGGGVRARRTYDADPLGRPTYQGVGEELGGASNGDFTYSSTRLFDPENNLIREGLPYLSSAGRPPAFCGGFNTTSGALNALPPECRAFEYDRLNRLVMMLEAAGPMGGSAPSATHVAYDVAGNVRSIKHGCSAGSTMGSCGNQPAVDYLHDDFGNLLEVKTPWGASASSGPSVTRFAYDSLGNPTVKQTSQMAQSGSWTAFSHDALGRLRVADARRSTQTERLFQTFYEDHFPGLPSGCPDSHYGQPHYTVDSFGATWFQYDAFGRLTAKFRVRGAETSPPSRPCNTSAYAPGKDSPNHIFNYDLAGRLVFEIYPYGRGIEYRYHAASTGMPHRVSSIYAAHLYPGGGSSIDPLITGVEWEPYGGVKSYWVHSRGETGVPTVAKIQYHQGGKNTALGNCSQTAFSQVVDGVGSPPFGRLSGLSVTRANLGDVFKRTYRYRADLLLDEDTCVLQSSSTAIPSTQYYGSESGASGFDARLQLRNVTNWPNNSPWADQSISYTYDARGNRTSENYSGSSVQSEYTSAFPNVDQLVTRKYSAPACLPGACLSYGITARYQHDMSGRVSNMSWYLSQTETQPYYSLTLNATTASPMDLGAVYRQVSSTQLGGPGSNYEYFYDSVGRRRLKRSWDGREDEYFYSGTQLLVDVGQISANPSTTDYVLDEYVWLDGRPVALIKSRFAHSPFLRMADNTQDCSRFGVDTDVPCGTYFPVTDGLGKPVLLLDSKGRISGVGDYEPFGHVNRRTHFAANQNMMYYPYMAKLNAPTSAGLTTQVRARLEWIQTNKQGRIMLTDIDGETLPGFGSGVGEISGGVKGRVMTRGWVGTPSDGTFYVSQGPDTSDDWIPTVGYLSGFEYRRFEPNAKPVWLPLRLPGQYYDPETDLFENWNRYYDPSIGRYLAPEPLASSPSAMLSGAKSGMSMLMYSYAQNNPISMKDADGNKVAFNLSHDDVIALFTATGLTVGDLDTMFREKIGAKYKALADDANFVANVWSVGSFGAKTQALWRARVDGAGGVSEPINAGAASMSVVDLGMVSSAKYQAAFASAKLGDDPLWGPPVSTTLPAYIAHELGHAWSYMNGHLPGSQGSIDAALEFEAAVRPKPWVPSLLGPSVGGPRTKEKP is encoded by the coding sequence GTGGAAGACACCAGAAACACATTGAAGAAGAAGTGGAGTAGGGGAGCCGTCCGGGGAGTGATGGCCTGCGGCCTGGTGTTGGTGGGAATTGGAGTGGCTTGGGCAACCGAGACACTCAGCGAGGCGGAGGTGCAGCAGCGCGTGGATCAGGCTCCGCTCAGCCCGGCTCCACCATTGGGAGGACCCAGCAGTGCGGGGGTGTCCGGAGCCGTGCCCGTACCCGTGGGCTCGCTGCGCCCGACCTATTCGGAGACGGACTTCAGCTTGTCCTCGGCGATCGGGGACTTTGCGTTGACCCGTACCTTCTCCGCATCGACCAAGGCGAACGCGCTTGGAACTCCCGAGCAGAAGCTGCTCACCCCCTTCGGCCGCGTGATGATGGGACCGGATGGAGGGGGCAACTCCTACCGCTGGACGCACAACCTGTACAGCTATGTCCTGACGAGCGTCCATGAGGAGATGGACTCCTCGGGCACGGAGAGAATAGACACCACCATCTGCAACATAGTGACACCTGCTGGAAGCTCCTTGCGCTTCAGCCCTTGCGATAAGACCGAGCCGGGACGGTTCGCGACCTCCAGCTCCGATCAGCACGTCAAGCTGCGCTGGGATGGGAATGGCTTCACGCTCATCAGCCCCGAGGGACGCTTTCGTTATACCCACGCTGTCGCGGTAGGCGGCCAGACGCAAAACTTCCCGCCGACCACTCGATGGGGTTCAGCCTATTTCCTGACGGACATCGAGCCGACCAGCTACGGGACGACCACGACCGCGGGCTCCAACGGCCGACGCATCATTGCATCCATTCAGTACTACTCGGCGAAGCCGCTGGGGTGCACCGACCCTGCGGCGACGTTCGGGAACCCTTCGCAACTCATCCAGTACGTCAACCTGGCAAACGGTTCCCGGCTGGCTTTCTCCTATGTGAGCCGCCCCACCCAGGACACCATCCTGCAAGACGAAGACAATCCTTTGTACTCCACCCACGAATGTGTGCTCGACAAGGTCGACCAGGAAGAGGGCACTTCTGGGACGGGGCTGGGAACGCGCAACATCGTCACATACGACTACGCGATGCATAACAGTTCCGGGCAGGAAATATCCCACCCAGCGGGGATGTTGGGAGGGGCTCGCTTCTTCGTAGGTGTGTCTCAGGACGTGCCCGTCGGAGCGGAAGCGCCGGTGCCCACCCGGATGCGCTACACCTGGGCCGATCAAGAAAGCCTCAACCAGGTCACGTGGAGAGTGTTTCGCAATGACGAAATGCTCTCCCACAAACGACTGCACCGGAAAATGTTCTACATCCTTGAGGATGGCCAGTCGAACACGCACTTGAATCCGCAGTCGGTCACTGCGGAGGTGGTCGGTTCTGGTCCCAACTGCGGGCCCGGCGTGCTGAGCGGGTCGTGCGCGTCCTCGCAGAAGCAGAACTTCACCGAGAATGTCCGTGCTGGCGACGGCTCCTTCCTATATTCGAGTCCATTGGCGCGTGTATTCGTGGCCCACCAATCAAAGACCCACGGCGTCTACACGTCGGCGTCGGAGGTGCGGTGCGGCATGAATGGCGTCAATAACGATTCGTTCTGCAAAGGGGTGGGTATCAGCCTGACGCCACAACATTCGCGAGCGTGGGGCATTGATGCATTGCCAAAAGAACAAGTCACGGAACGCAAGACCTCAATGGCCAGTTCCCAAAAGGACGCGCGAGGTGCCTATGCCGTATTCACGAACCAGCTCGCGACAAAAGGCACCAGTAGGAATGAAGTGCCTTGGGATCCAGATAGCTTCTTCCTCCCGCCAGGCGAGATGATCCGAGCTGACTTCGGGGCCGTGGATGTGGCAGGCAATGGCGCATTGCTCACGAAATTCTACTCCTATGAGTATGGCCGGGCAGGGACGTATCCTGGTTATGAGCAGCAACTGAAGACGGAGACCTCGACGTCCGCCATGCTGGGCCAACCGGGAGTGGACCGGCAAGCAAAGTGGACCTACCAGTATGAATCCACGACGAACCGGCTGATGGCCAAGGTTCGAGGTGGGTACACCTGGGACTTCACGACGGGCTTCGGCGCGCCCGTTTACAAGTACCAGGCCACTTTCTACCGCACCTACCGCGCATGCTCGGGCGAGACGCCAGCGGCGGCGGATCCGCAGGCTCGCGTCGTCGAGGTCGAAGGGCCCTGCTGGGTTGCAGCCGAAGACTCGACGTCATGCTTGGATTCGGGCCCCCTGACTCAATACTTCTATGGGGCGGCGAACGCGCCCAACGGCCAGCAGCAACGCCTGATCCGCAAGCGCGTCTCCGCGAACGTCACGAAATCCACGTCTCCGACGTGCAGATACTCGAACTGGCTGGAAACGACCTATGACGCCTACGACGAGCAGGGGCACCTGCTGCGGACGACAGACCCTGCTTATGTCCGGACTCATTATGCCTACATTGCGGGCAAGCTGGTCCGAAAGACAGTGAAGTCAAGAGGGGGAGCATTGCCAGACCTCGTCACGGACTATGGCTATGACAATGGCCAGCACGGCGACTACATCCGCTACCCGGATGGCCGCTACGAGGTGCAGTGCTACCGCTCAGGTGCATGGAATGGGTGCACGGGCGGTACGCTGACCGACAAGCTCCAATGGAAAGCGACGGCACCGACCGCGAACGGCCTGAACTACAGCGAGCGCGTGAACTATTTCTACCAGTACGGGCGCCTCGTCAAAGAGGAGACGCTGGCGGCGGGGGGCGGGGTTCGTGCTCGGAGGACGTATGATGCGGATCCGCTGGGCCGCCCGACGTACCAGGGCGTCGGAGAGGAGTTGGGGGGGGCCTCAAATGGTGATTTCACCTACTCGTCGACGCGCCTCTTCGACCCGGAGAACAACCTGATTCGTGAGGGTCTGCCGTACCTCAGCAGCGCCGGTCGTCCTCCTGCGTTCTGCGGAGGGTTCAACACGACCAGCGGGGCGCTCAATGCCCTGCCACCCGAATGCCGGGCCTTCGAATACGACCGGCTCAACCGGCTGGTGATGATGCTGGAGGCGGCGGGGCCGATGGGCGGGAGCGCCCCTTCCGCCACGCATGTGGCATACGACGTGGCAGGGAACGTCCGGAGCATCAAACATGGCTGCTCCGCAGGCTCCACGATGGGCAGCTGCGGGAACCAGCCAGCGGTGGACTACCTCCACGACGACTTCGGGAATCTGTTGGAGGTGAAGACCCCATGGGGCGCGTCCGCTTCGTCAGGTCCGAGCGTCACACGGTTTGCCTATGACTCTCTGGGCAATCCGACGGTCAAGCAAACGTCGCAGATGGCTCAGTCCGGAAGCTGGACGGCATTTTCTCATGACGCGCTCGGGAGGCTTCGTGTGGCGGATGCCCGCCGGAGCACCCAGACGGAGCGGCTCTTCCAAACCTTCTATGAAGACCATTTTCCCGGTCTTCCTTCGGGGTGCCCGGATTCGCACTACGGTCAGCCGCACTACACGGTGGATTCTTTCGGGGCGACCTGGTTCCAGTATGACGCCTTCGGCCGGTTGACCGCGAAGTTCCGGGTTCGTGGCGCGGAAACAAGCCCACCTTCGCGACCGTGCAACACGTCAGCGTACGCTCCCGGAAAGGACAGCCCGAATCACATCTTCAACTACGACCTGGCTGGCCGTTTGGTGTTCGAAATCTATCCGTATGGCCGTGGCATCGAGTACCGTTACCACGCAGCCAGCACGGGCATGCCCCACCGGGTCAGTTCAATCTACGCTGCCCACCTCTATCCGGGAGGAGGGTCCAGCATCGACCCATTGATCACCGGCGTCGAGTGGGAGCCCTACGGAGGGGTGAAGAGCTACTGGGTCCATTCCCGTGGTGAAACGGGTGTACCCACCGTGGCGAAGATTCAATACCACCAGGGCGGGAAGAACACGGCTTTGGGAAACTGCTCGCAAACCGCTTTCTCCCAGGTCGTGGATGGGGTCGGTAGTCCTCCGTTCGGACGGCTCTCCGGCTTGAGCGTGACGCGGGCAAACCTGGGAGACGTCTTCAAGCGGACCTACCGTTATCGTGCGGATCTGTTGCTCGACGAGGACACGTGCGTTCTCCAGAGTTCGAGCACTGCCATACCCAGCACGCAATACTACGGTTCTGAGTCGGGAGCGTCCGGGTTTGATGCTCGGCTCCAGCTGCGCAACGTCACCAACTGGCCGAACAATAGTCCTTGGGCGGATCAGTCGATTTCTTATACGTACGACGCGCGTGGCAACAGGACGAGCGAAAACTACAGCGGTTCCTCGGTGCAGTCGGAGTACACCAGCGCCTTTCCGAATGTGGATCAGCTTGTCACGCGCAAGTACTCGGCGCCGGCGTGTCTGCCGGGTGCCTGTCTTTCCTATGGCATCACAGCCCGTTATCAGCACGATATGTCGGGCCGTGTGAGCAATATGTCGTGGTATCTCAGTCAAACGGAAACCCAGCCGTACTACTCGCTTACCCTCAACGCGACCACGGCTTCTCCAATGGATTTGGGAGCGGTCTACCGGCAGGTTTCGAGCACCCAACTGGGAGGTCCTGGCAGCAACTACGAATACTTCTATGATTCCGTTGGCAGGCGCCGCTTGAAGCGCAGTTGGGATGGGCGTGAAGACGAGTACTTCTACTCGGGGACGCAGTTGCTCGTGGATGTCGGGCAGATTTCCGCCAACCCGAGCACGACGGACTACGTGTTGGACGAGTACGTCTGGCTGGATGGCCGGCCGGTGGCGCTCATCAAGTCCCGCTTCGCGCATTCCCCGTTCCTTCGGATGGCGGACAACACCCAGGATTGTTCGCGCTTCGGCGTGGATACGGACGTTCCCTGCGGCACCTACTTCCCGGTGACGGATGGCCTTGGGAAGCCAGTTCTCCTGCTGGACTCGAAGGGGCGGATCAGTGGCGTCGGCGACTACGAGCCCTTCGGTCACGTCAACCGGCGCACTCACTTCGCAGCCAACCAGAACATGATGTACTACCCCTATATGGCCAAGCTCAATGCGCCCACGAGCGCAGGGCTGACGACCCAGGTGCGGGCCCGTCTTGAGTGGATCCAGACGAACAAGCAGGGGCGAATCATGCTGACGGATATTGACGGTGAAACCCTGCCAGGATTCGGTAGCGGTGTTGGGGAAATCTCGGGTGGGGTCAAGGGGCGGGTGATGACCAGGGGGTGGGTGGGGACGCCCTCTGACGGCACCTTCTACGTGAGCCAGGGGCCGGACACGTCCGATGATTGGATTCCTACGGTGGGATATCTCAGCGGCTTCGAATACCGCCGGTTCGAGCCGAACGCGAAGCCGGTGTGGCTGCCCCTGCGTCTGCCGGGCCAGTACTACGATCCGGAGACGGACTTGTTCGAGAACTGGAACCGGTACTACGACCCGAGTATTGGGCGCTACTTGGCGCCGGAGCCGCTTGCCTCTAGCCCGTCCGCAATGCTGAGCGGGGCCAAATCTGGGATGTCGATGTTGATGTATTCATATGCTCAGAATAATCCGATTTCCATGAAAGATGCGGATGGGAATAAAGTCGCATTCAATTTGAGTCACGATGATGTCATTGCCTTGTTTACGGCAACGGGGCTGACTGTGGGCGACCTGGACACGATGTTCAGGGAGAAGATTGGGGCGAAATACAAAGCTCTCGCTGATGATGCGAATTTTGTGGCCAATGTGTGGTCGGTTGGTAGTTTTGGAGCCAAAACCCAGGCCCTTTGGCGTGCGAGAGTCGATGGGGCGGGAGGGGTGTCGGAGCCAATAAACGCTGGAGCCGCATCGATGTCTGTTGTTGATTTGGGGATGGTTTCGAGCGCCAAGTATCAAGCCGCGTTTGCCTCTGCGAAGTTGGGCGATGACCCGCTATGGGGCCCGCCTGTGTCGACTACACTGCCTGCGTACATTGCACACGAACTCGGTCATGCTTGGTCGTACATGAATGGACATCTGCCAGGTTCGCAGGGGTCTATTGATGCTGCTCTGGAGTTCGAGGCTGCTGTTCGTCCTAAGCCGTGGGTGCCAAGTCTCTTGGGTCCTTCTGTTGGTGGTCCCCGCACAAAGGAGAAGCCGTGA
- the carB gene encoding carbamoyl-phosphate synthase large subunit, with product MPKRTDIRKVLVIGSGPIVIGQAVEFDYSGTQAIKALRDEGVEVVLLNSNPATVMTDPEFAHRTYIEPITVEAAEKILAAERPDSLLPTMGGQTALNLAKALAERGILEKYGVRLIGASLEAINKAEDRQLFKAAMQKIGVALPKSGYATTLTDAMALVEEIGFPAIIRPSFTLGGTGGGIAYNREEFEAICRSGLKASPTSTILVEESVLGWKEYELEVVRDSADNVIIICSIENLDPMGVHTGDSITVAPAQTLTDREYQRMRQASLAIIREIGVDTGGSNIQFGIHPRDGRMVVIEMNPRVSRSSALASKATGYPIAKVAAKLALGYTLDELRNDITRDTPASFEPTLDYVVVKVPRFNFEKFPKADRTLTTSMRSVGEVMAIGRTFPEAYMKALRSMELGRVGLESPELPTEKEEREKVLHEGLRVPRPERPWFVAQAFREGMTVEQVHQLSAIDPWFLRHIEALVREAQSLADIGRLDHLADDVLRQAKAHGFSDKYLGNLMGYPEAEVRAHRHARGIRPVFKRVDTCAAEFEAYTPYLYSTYEEEDEAPPTDRQKVLILGSGPIRIGQGIEFDYACVHAAFALREAGYETVMVNCNPETVSTDYDTSDRLYFEPLTIEDVLEVSQREKPVGAIVQFGGQTPLRLSVPLEQAGLPILGTSPDAIDRAEDREKFAKLIEKLGLKQPENGVARSHAEAFKVAERIGYPVMVRPSYVLGGRAMETVYDAASLERYMREAVSASPEHPVLIDRFLKDAIEVDLDLVADRTGQVLIGGVLEHIQEAGVHSGDAAATLPPHSLSPDLVERMKDQAISMARELGVVGLMNVQFAIQGKNIYILEVNPRASRTVPFISKATGVPMAKIAALCMVGKTLKELGRTEEPEFRHVAVKESVFPFARFAGVDVILGPEMKSTGEVMGLAEDYASAFAKSQLAAGVKLPKSGRVFISVKDEDKPAVVDLAKRLRSMGFSLTATAGTHDYLLTKGIESQRVQKVKEGRPNIVDKIVDGEIVLVINTTFGKQEIADSFSIRREALMHSVPYYTTVQAARMAVGALESLKRSELAVKPLQAYLYGENGVPQARR from the coding sequence ATGCCCAAGCGTACCGATATCCGGAAGGTTCTCGTGATTGGCTCGGGCCCGATTGTCATCGGGCAGGCCGTCGAGTTCGACTACTCAGGCACCCAGGCGATCAAGGCGCTTCGGGACGAGGGCGTGGAGGTGGTGCTGCTCAACAGCAACCCCGCCACGGTGATGACGGACCCAGAGTTCGCGCACCGCACCTACATTGAACCCATCACCGTGGAAGCGGCGGAGAAGATCCTCGCCGCCGAGCGCCCGGACTCCCTGCTGCCGACCATGGGCGGGCAGACGGCGCTGAACCTGGCCAAGGCGCTCGCGGAGCGCGGCATCCTGGAGAAGTACGGGGTGCGGCTCATCGGCGCGTCCCTGGAGGCCATCAACAAGGCCGAGGACCGCCAGCTCTTCAAGGCGGCCATGCAGAAGATCGGCGTGGCGCTGCCCAAGAGCGGCTACGCGACGACGCTCACGGACGCCATGGCGCTGGTGGAGGAGATTGGCTTCCCGGCCATCATCCGCCCGTCCTTCACGCTGGGCGGCACCGGCGGCGGCATCGCGTACAACCGCGAGGAGTTCGAGGCCATCTGCCGCTCGGGCCTCAAGGCGAGCCCCACCTCCACCATCCTCGTGGAGGAGAGCGTGCTCGGCTGGAAGGAGTACGAGCTGGAGGTGGTCCGCGACTCCGCGGACAACGTCATCATCATCTGCTCCATCGAGAACCTGGACCCGATGGGCGTGCACACCGGTGACTCCATCACCGTGGCGCCCGCGCAGACGCTGACGGACCGTGAGTACCAGCGCATGCGGCAGGCGTCGCTGGCCATCATCCGCGAGATTGGCGTCGACACGGGCGGCTCCAACATCCAGTTCGGCATCCACCCGCGCGACGGCCGCATGGTCGTCATTGAAATGAACCCGCGCGTGTCGCGCTCCAGCGCGCTGGCGTCCAAGGCGACGGGCTACCCCATCGCGAAGGTCGCCGCGAAGCTGGCGCTGGGCTACACGCTGGATGAGCTGCGCAATGACATCACCCGCGACACGCCGGCCTCCTTCGAGCCGACGCTGGACTACGTGGTGGTGAAGGTGCCGCGCTTCAACTTCGAGAAGTTCCCCAAGGCGGACCGCACGCTGACCACGAGCATGCGCTCGGTGGGCGAGGTGATGGCCATTGGCCGCACCTTCCCCGAGGCGTACATGAAGGCGCTGCGCTCCATGGAGCTGGGGCGCGTGGGCCTGGAGTCGCCGGAGCTGCCCACGGAGAAGGAGGAGCGCGAGAAGGTCCTGCACGAGGGCCTGCGCGTGCCCCGTCCGGAGCGCCCCTGGTTCGTGGCGCAGGCCTTCCGCGAGGGCATGACGGTGGAGCAGGTGCACCAGCTCTCCGCCATCGACCCGTGGTTCCTGCGGCACATCGAGGCGCTGGTGCGCGAGGCGCAGTCGCTGGCGGACATTGGCCGCCTGGACCACCTGGCGGACGACGTGCTCCGTCAGGCCAAGGCGCACGGCTTCTCCGACAAGTACCTGGGCAACCTGATGGGCTACCCGGAGGCGGAGGTGCGGGCGCACCGGCACGCGCGCGGCATCCGCCCGGTGTTCAAGCGGGTGGACACCTGCGCCGCGGAGTTCGAGGCGTACACGCCCTACCTCTACTCCACCTACGAGGAGGAGGACGAGGCGCCCCCCACGGACCGGCAGAAGGTCCTCATCCTGGGCAGCGGTCCCATCCGCATCGGCCAGGGCATCGAGTTCGACTACGCGTGCGTGCACGCGGCCTTCGCGCTGCGCGAGGCCGGGTACGAGACGGTGATGGTCAACTGCAACCCGGAGACGGTGTCCACGGACTACGACACGTCCGACCGCCTCTACTTCGAGCCGCTGACGATCGAGGACGTGCTGGAGGTGTCCCAGCGCGAGAAGCCGGTGGGCGCCATCGTGCAGTTCGGCGGGCAGACGCCGCTGCGCCTGAGCGTGCCGCTGGAGCAGGCGGGGCTGCCGATTCTTGGCACGTCGCCGGACGCCATCGACCGGGCGGAGGACCGCGAGAAGTTCGCGAAGCTGATCGAGAAGCTGGGCCTGAAGCAGCCGGAGAACGGCGTCGCGCGCAGCCACGCGGAGGCCTTCAAGGTGGCCGAGCGCATTGGCTACCCGGTGATGGTGCGTCCGTCGTACGTGCTGGGCGGCCGGGCGATGGAGACGGTCTACGACGCGGCCAGCCTGGAGCGCTACATGCGCGAGGCGGTGAGCGCGTCGCCGGAGCACCCGGTGCTCATTGACCGCTTCCTGAAGGACGCCATCGAAGTGGACCTGGACCTGGTGGCGGACCGCACGGGGCAGGTGCTGATTGGCGGCGTGCTGGAGCACATCCAGGAGGCGGGCGTGCACTCGGGTGACGCGGCGGCGACGCTGCCTCCGCACTCGCTGTCGCCGGACCTGGTGGAGCGGATGAAGGACCAGGCCATCTCCATGGCGCGCGAGCTGGGCGTGGTGGGGCTGATGAACGTGCAGTTCGCCATCCAGGGGAAGAACATCTACATCCTGGAGGTGAACCCGCGCGCGAGCCGCACGGTGCCGTTCATCTCCAAGGCGACGGGCGTCCCGATGGCGAAGATCGCGGCGCTCTGCATGGTGGGCAAGACGCTGAAGGAGCTGGGCCGCACGGAGGAGCCGGAGTTCCGGCACGTGGCGGTGAAGGAGAGCGTCTTCCCGTTCGCACGCTTCGCTGGCGTGGACGTGATTCTGGGCCCGGAGATGAAGTCCACGGGTGAGGTCATGGGCCTGGCGGAGGACTACGCGTCCGCGTTCGCGAAGAGCCAGCTGGCGGCGGGCGTGAAGCTGCCCAAGAGCGGCCGGGTGTTCATCTCCGTGAAGGACGAGGACAAGCCGGCGGTGGTGGACCTGGCGAAGCGCCTGCGGTCGATGGGCTTCAGCCTGACGGCGACGGCGGGCACGCACGACTACCTGCTGACGAAGGGCATCGAGTCGCAGCGGGTGCAGAAGGTGAAGGAGGGCCGGCCGAACATCGTCGACAAGATCGTCGACGGGGAGATCGTCCTGGTCATCAACACCACCTTCGGCAAGCAGGAGATCGCGGACAGCTTCTCCATCCGGCGTGAGGCGCTGATGCACTCGGTGCCGTACTACACGACGGTGCAGGCGGCGCGCATGGCGGTGGGCGCGCTGGAGTCGCTGAAGCGCTCGGAGCTCGCGGTGAAGCCGCTGCAGGCGTACCTGTACGGCGAGAACGGCGTGCCGCAGGCGCGCCGGTAG
- a CDS encoding carboxypeptidase-like regulatory domain-containing protein, whose amino-acid sequence MMTLKTRGSVLCALLMAVVLSACDPDAEDPKKDPVGNEPRPGRVTGVVLSEEGDPLKDFEVTLLETDTTVISDAQGKFTFESLKPGNYTLMASGPGYDIEQQEVEVEAGMTIAMSFNLKATLIQVSGKAQDAAGAALVGVYISILDYETNEVLERATTNTSGEFSVDLAPGLYTIEAERDGFKTWSDMLIVIQDMDPVSITLQPEG is encoded by the coding sequence ATGATGACCCTGAAGACGCGAGGCAGCGTGCTCTGCGCGCTCCTGATGGCTGTTGTGTTGTCCGCTTGCGATCCCGACGCCGAGGACCCCAAGAAGGATCCGGTAGGCAACGAGCCCCGGCCCGGCCGGGTGACGGGCGTCGTGCTGTCGGAGGAGGGCGACCCGCTCAAGGACTTCGAAGTCACGCTCCTGGAGACCGACACGACGGTCATCTCGGATGCGCAGGGCAAGTTCACCTTCGAGTCGCTCAAGCCGGGCAACTACACCCTGATGGCCTCGGGGCCGGGCTACGACATCGAGCAGCAGGAGGTCGAGGTAGAAGCGGGCATGACCATCGCCATGTCCTTCAACCTGAAGGCCACCCTCATCCAGGTGTCAGGCAAGGCGCAGGATGCGGCCGGAGCGGCGCTCGTCGGCGTCTACATCTCCATCCTGGACTACGAGACGAACGAGGTCCTGGAGCGCGCCACCACGAACACGTCCGGGGAATTCTCCGTGGACCTGGCGCCCGGCCTCTACACGATTGAAGCCGAGCGCGATGGCTTCAAGACCTGGTCCGACATGCTGATCGTGATCCAGGACATGGATCCCGTGAGCATCACCCTGCAGCCGGAGGGGTGA